One window of Nostoc sp. C052 genomic DNA carries:
- a CDS encoding DUF6516 family protein: protein MKTNIGVHAPNNFSAYEQIHETVINQFRDSHFINDHTLKFSPWRRFDDVSGKNVPQIRLNGEIGCRGKTLIRVDKFLDVLSNSDDSPVIQTVSYAYNASVQGVGNIFRYDNLDDYFVVNSGHPDSHHKHNFNWRANQQKWDKLTWVGYANWPTLGQFITELEEWYWDNRDELANYVDDADGYPILGLGWD, encoded by the coding sequence TTGAAAACAAATATAGGTGTTCACGCCCCCAATAATTTTTCTGCTTATGAACAAATTCACGAAACTGTGATCAACCAGTTTCGTGATTCTCATTTTATTAATGACCACACTCTAAAATTTTCTCCTTGGCGACGCTTTGATGATGTTTCGGGTAAAAATGTCCCTCAGATTCGCTTGAATGGTGAAATAGGTTGTCGAGGCAAAACATTAATAAGAGTAGACAAGTTTTTAGATGTTTTAAGCAATTCTGACGACAGCCCTGTGATTCAAACTGTTTCTTACGCTTATAATGCGTCAGTGCAGGGGGTAGGCAATATTTTTCGATATGACAACCTGGATGACTACTTTGTTGTTAACTCTGGACATCCAGACAGCCATCACAAACACAACTTTAACTGGCGTGCTAATCAGCAAAAATGGGATAAACTCACTTGGGTAGGCTATGCAAATTGGCCAACGTTAGGCCAGTTTATAACTGAACTAGAAGAATGGTACTGGGATAACAGAGATGAATTAGCCAATTACGTGGATGACGCAGATGGCTATCCTATACTAGGGCTTGGGTGGGACTAG
- a CDS encoding pentapeptide repeat-containing protein produces the protein MLKKLIPRQSIPVELIQAKAYEIWATRERNKESGTSEDDWSNAVKFLNQHWWFVTLWKIDKRYQQLKVSATNSIKNAISFKTLSQAVNASVLIGAITFIAGEQQRRDAQVYQAWQVISAAHGQPGSGGRIQALEFLNSEPMRIPWFWLHWQRESLSGLEAPNAYLVPSRDTEKKGGIQLFQANLTGANLKGASLRGANLKEAYLTLVNLKGANLSGANLKEAYLIAANLQAVYLGGANLQAADLGGANLQAADLGGANLQAANLSGANLKGAYLIAANLQAASLNGANLKGAYLIAANLQAANLSDAKPQEAKYTDNSTSRETCKTYVENYPCPTTFPSNFDSKAAGMKLLK, from the coding sequence ATGCTAAAGAAGCTGATACCACGACAATCTATTCCAGTCGAATTAATTCAGGCTAAGGCTTATGAGATATGGGCAACTCGTGAACGCAACAAAGAAAGTGGCACTTCTGAAGATGATTGGTCTAATGCAGTAAAATTTCTAAACCAACATTGGTGGTTTGTTACTTTATGGAAGATAGACAAACGATATCAACAATTAAAAGTCTCTGCTACAAATTCAATAAAAAATGCCATATCCTTTAAAACTTTAAGCCAAGCAGTAAACGCTTCAGTACTGATTGGTGCAATTACGTTTATTGCTGGTGAACAACAGCGTCGTGATGCACAAGTTTACCAAGCATGGCAGGTTATTAGTGCGGCGCATGGACAGCCTGGTAGCGGTGGGAGAATACAGGCATTGGAATTCCTCAACAGTGAACCAATGAGAATCCCTTGGTTTTGGTTGCACTGGCAGAGGGAAAGTTTATCTGGTTTAGAAGCACCAAATGCTTACTTGGTTCCTTCTCGTGATACTGAGAAAAAAGGCGGGATTCAACTTTTTCAAGCAAACTTGACTGGAGCCAATCTAAAGGGGGCAAGCCTGCGTGGAGCCAATCTAAAGGAGGCATACCTGACGTTAGTCAATCTAAAGGGGGCAAACCTGAGTGGAGCCAATCTAAAGGAGGCATACCTGATTGCAGCAAATTTACAGGCGGTATACCTGGGTGGAGCAAATTTACAGGCGGCAGACCTGGGTGGAGCAAATTTACAGGCGGCAGACCTGGGTGGAGCAAATTTACAGGCAGCAAACCTGAGTGGAGCCAATCTAAAGGGGGCATACCTGATTGCAGCAAATTTACAGGCGGCAAGCCTGAATGGAGCCAATCTAAAGGGGGCATACCTGATTGCAGCAAATTTACAGGCGGCAAACCTTAGCGATGCCAAGCCTCAAGAAGCTAAATATACAGATAACAGTACTAGTCGTGAAACCTGTAAAACTTATGTGGAAAACTACCCCTGTCCCACCACCTTCCCCTCTAATTTTGACTCGAAAGCAGCAGGGATGAAATTATTAAAGTGA
- a CDS encoding NACHT domain-containing NTPase, with protein MPQNSLRACPAGIKKAKTALTGKGWSQQQLARELEISRQPVDNFFGAKPISNDIFVKICQKLELDWQELIGRVQAEEQEAKTLNINALVQQVREKVRADIQKRCGWIRVLDMTQPLRLNNIYTDVNILEKITGRQNLELSQLLENCNPANFERFGLSHVLAKRVPGLEAIEQYSKLMILGKPGAGKTTFLKRIAMQCNSERFLADCVPIFITLKEFAEEPKQPSLLHYINHQLARHDISDKKIAETLLRQGRAILLLDGLDEVRQADHVRVLNEIRNFSTQYDANSFVMTCRIAANEYKFEHFTEVEIADFDDQQITDFVTRWFQNKDSIKAQKLIQKLQENQRIKELATNPLLLTLLCLLFGESTNFPSNRSELYQEGIDVLLKKWDGMRSIERDQVYQKLSHKRKADLLSQIALETFEEGNYFFKERLVEGYISNYIQNLPDAKADPQAILLDSIAVLKSIEAQHGLLVERAKRIYSFSHLTFHEFFTARYIAFSRNPQQVFQQLVSHITDNRWREVFLLTVGILTDADDLLLLMKQRIDVFLTGDEKLLQFLIWVNEKSRSVESLYKSSAVRAFYVYLKLAQEFNLERDLTFFRNLDRDLAFDLTFALKQTHNSEFQCKLQKLQNQLPNPEGDLETYERWWQKNGQTWDQRLRAVMVEHGNICQNWEFSNSQQELLKHYYNGNLLLIDCLNSECYVSREVRQQIEDTLLLPVKTTNPE; from the coding sequence ATGCCGCAAAATTCGCTCCGGGCATGTCCAGCAGGTATCAAAAAAGCAAAAACTGCTCTAACTGGTAAAGGTTGGAGTCAACAACAGTTAGCCAGAGAATTGGAAATAAGCCGCCAACCTGTTGATAATTTCTTTGGTGCTAAACCAATAAGCAATGATATCTTCGTTAAGATTTGCCAGAAGTTAGAACTTGATTGGCAGGAGCTTATTGGCAGAGTTCAAGCAGAGGAACAAGAAGCCAAAACCCTTAACATCAATGCCTTGGTGCAACAGGTACGTGAAAAAGTGAGGGCAGATATCCAAAAGCGATGTGGATGGATACGCGTTCTGGACATGACTCAGCCGCTCAGGCTAAACAACATTTACACCGATGTAAACATTTTGGAAAAAATTACAGGACGCCAAAATTTGGAGTTGTCTCAACTATTAGAAAATTGCAACCCAGCAAATTTTGAGCGCTTTGGGCTGAGTCATGTTCTGGCAAAACGAGTACCAGGCTTGGAAGCTATTGAACAATACTCCAAACTGATGATTTTAGGAAAACCGGGGGCAGGCAAGACAACCTTTTTAAAGCGAATAGCAATGCAATGTAACTCAGAGCGGTTTTTGGCAGATTGTGTCCCTATTTTCATTACTCTTAAAGAGTTTGCTGAAGAACCCAAGCAACCAAGTTTGTTGCATTACATAAATCACCAGCTTGCTCGTCACGATATCTCAGACAAAAAGATAGCTGAAACCCTATTACGTCAAGGTAGAGCAATATTGCTACTGGATGGGCTGGACGAAGTAAGGCAAGCAGATCATGTCCGAGTTTTAAATGAAATTCGCAACTTTTCGACTCAGTACGATGCCAACTCATTTGTGATGACCTGCCGGATTGCAGCAAATGAATATAAGTTTGAACACTTTACTGAAGTTGAGATTGCTGACTTTGACGACCAGCAAATTACTGATTTTGTTACCAGATGGTTTCAGAACAAAGATTCCATAAAAGCCCAAAAGTTAATTCAAAAACTCCAGGAAAATCAGCGGATTAAAGAACTGGCAACCAATCCCTTGCTTCTGACACTACTGTGCTTGCTTTTTGGTGAATCTACAAATTTTCCTTCTAACCGTTCTGAGCTTTATCAAGAAGGAATAGATGTATTGCTAAAAAAATGGGATGGTATGCGTAGCATTGAGCGCGATCAGGTTTACCAAAAACTCTCCCATAAACGTAAAGCAGACCTCCTCAGCCAAATTGCCTTAGAAACTTTCGAGGAAGGAAATTACTTTTTCAAAGAAAGGCTTGTAGAAGGATATATCAGTAATTACATCCAAAATTTACCTGATGCCAAAGCCGATCCACAAGCAATACTATTAGACAGCATAGCAGTGCTGAAATCGATTGAGGCACAGCATGGATTACTAGTAGAACGAGCAAAGAGAATTTATTCATTTTCCCATCTGACATTTCATGAGTTCTTCACTGCTAGATATATCGCTTTCAGTCGCAATCCTCAGCAAGTGTTTCAACAGCTAGTCAGTCATATCACTGACAACCGTTGGCGAGAAGTCTTTTTGTTGACTGTAGGGATTTTGACAGATGCCGATGACCTTCTACTGTTAATGAAACAGCGGATTGATGTATTCCTAACAGGTGATGAAAAATTGCTGCAATTTCTCATTTGGGTTAATGAAAAATCTCGTTCTGTAGAATCTCTTTATAAATCTAGTGCTGTTCGAGCTTTTTATGTTTACCTCAAGCTTGCCCAAGAGTTCAACCTAGAGCGAGACCTCACGTTCTTCCGAAACCTAGACCGAGACCTTGCCTTCGACCTCACTTTTGCTCTCAAACAAACTCACAATTCTGAATTTCAGTGTAAGCTTCAAAAACTTCAAAACCAACTTCCTAACCCAGAGGGAGATTTAGAAACATACGAGCGTTGGTGGCAGAAAAATGGTCAAACTTGGGATCAAAGACTCAGAGCAGTCATGGTTGAACACGGTAACATTTGTCAAAATTGGGAATTCAGCAATTCCCAACAGGAATTGTTGAAGCATTATTACAACGGAAATCTACTACTAATCGATTGCCTCAACAGCGAGTGTTACGTGAGCCGAGAAGTGCGACAGCAGATTGAAGATACATTGCTGTTGCCAGTTAAAACTACCAATCCTGAATAA
- a CDS encoding pentapeptide repeat-containing protein: protein MTLQNRRNINFDDAKAGLSSLVKQTALVGVGFLLMLLLTGGNPSALVVGFSVCLGIIFVAWSEKDRLTISHRESESQNPLSRNNLVDDAEPRSKHQPILIGGDLISANLSGKDLNGRDLKGRDLNGRDLSFANLSFANLSFANLIRANLSSANLIRANLSSANLSSANLIRANLSSAILRGANLGGANLSDANLSGAKLNGANLDDSIVMNALFGSSKGLTEDMKRDLEKRGAIFGDRPPVLSQR from the coding sequence ATGACTCTGCAAAACCGTAGAAATATCAATTTTGATGATGCCAAAGCCGGACTGAGTTCGCTAGTTAAACAAACGGCTCTGGTTGGTGTTGGTTTTCTACTCATGTTGCTGCTAACTGGAGGCAATCCATCAGCACTTGTCGTCGGGTTTAGCGTTTGTTTAGGCATTATATTTGTTGCTTGGAGTGAAAAAGACCGACTTACAATCTCTCACAGAGAATCTGAAAGCCAAAACCCGCTTTCTCGGAATAATTTAGTTGACGATGCTGAACCACGTAGTAAACACCAGCCCATCCTAATTGGTGGCGACCTGATCAGTGCCAACCTTAGTGGTAAAGACCTGAATGGGAGAGACCTGAAAGGTAGAGACCTGAATGGGAGAGACTTGAGCTTTGCCAACCTGAGCTTTGCCAACCTGAGCTTTGCCAACCTGATTCGTGCCAATCTGAGTAGTGCCAATCTGATTCGTGCCAATCTGAGTAGTGCCAATCTGAGTAGTGCCAATCTGATTCGTGCCAATCTGAGTAGTGCCATCCTGAGGGGTGCCAACCTCGGCGGTGCCAACCTCAGCGATGCCAACCTCAGCGGTGCCAAACTCAACGGTGCCAACCTAGACGATTCTATTGTCATGAATGCTTTATTTGGAAGCAGCAAAGGTCTCACAGAAGATATGAAACGTGATCTAGAAAAACGAGGAGCAATTTTTGGCGATCGCCCTCCAGTTCTGAGCCAAAGATAA